The Ictalurus punctatus breed USDA103 chromosome 28, Coco_2.0, whole genome shotgun sequence DNA window ctgcagtgcattgtgggatttcacgagtcaaaaaaagaaagttttatATAAAATGGCTCTCGATAGAGTAAGTGCACTAGATAGTGAAGGGGGCGTGTTTTTCCGGCTAGTCCtcgctcgctttctctctctttttccttctcacACGGTTTGTGCTTCCtgttggccaaaaaaaaaaaaaagaagaagaagaaaaaaaaaaaaagaagggatcTCACGCCGGGCCGTTTGAGCCACTAGATGGGGCTTAGGGATCAGGAGTAGTGCACTTCAGTCGCCCCACCCGGCCAAACAGCTGAGTCACGGCGGACGTCACTAACAGGAAGCAGCTtcgtcttttccttttttttttttccttttgaaagtcctttttcctttttttacatttcctgCTGTATTTCGGGACTTTGGGTTATTTGTGTCCGGGTCGCTCACCGGCTCGGCGTCAGCAGCTGGTGGAGTAGTGAGAACAGTGAGAGAAGCTTCAGCGTGCCGCGTCGGGGTGTAACAGTCTGAACGCGGGAGTGTGTGGAGCAGCCGCTGACGCCGGGGCTGGCGTTTATGTTTACGTTTACGTACcggatttgttgttgttttttttttaaaaaaaaccaaaacatttatttcaatCATGGAGCGATGAGAAAgtctaaaatgttttcattaaaataaaataaaaagaacccTCCGTTGTTCCTGggcttcttttatttattttttttcttgtttaggAAGCGGTCAAATAAcagtctttgtttatttatttatttatttatgtatttatttatttcagtggcAGTGTTCGCAAAAATGGATTCTCAAAGCTCAAATACTGACGAACCAAACACGACCCGAACCCTCGTTCTGTAAACTCCACTCGAGCCGTCTGAAGGGAATGACGGGGGAAGTGGAAAAGAGGTCGGGGACGACaggggaggagtgtgtgtgtgtgcgtgcgtgtgtgtgtgtgtgtgtgtgggcgggggcggggaggggggggaggaTACGGATAcgatataaaatgtaaaagaaaaacatcataaAGGGAGTTTAACGTTCTTTTCCTTACGATGACCCGAATCGACCTCCGCAGCACATCGTTTAATccgtttaataaataaaacccagtGTCCGGTTCTGATCCGACGTGATAAAAGGCAAACGCGTGACCGTCTTCGCTTTTCCGACCGATccgatgttgttgttgtttttttttttttaaaaaggtttacCACAGTAATCAGGACGCCGTCAGCATCCAGTACGGTCTACATGGGAAAAACGGTTAAAAATTTCACggttttgcacacacacacacacacacacacacacacacacacacacacacacacactccacatacgcacacatacgATACAACTCACTCTACGGTATGTAAGTGTATAAGtagtctgtgtgtatatatatatatatatatatatatatatatatatatatatatatatatatatatatataagcacgcgtgtgtgtgcgtgtgtgtgcgtgtgcgtgtgtgtgtggtgtgtgcgtgtgtgtgtgtatctttcgCAGGCCTTTCGGTAGTGTTCAACACATAAATCAGTAAGGAAATCATACATTTAGAGGCCAGTAGTTTGGATCCAGCCAGTGGATCATTCGCCAACTACACAGCCTTAAGGCCACCATCTATggtttttttaattctttaagaATAACGACAAAAAAcgacaaaatttaaaaaaaaaaaaaagaagaaaagaaagaaagaaaaaaaaaaagagaagaacttTTTGTTTTCTGGGAAAACTCAACTCAATGTGCCAGTGTCTATACTCATTACTCTTCATGCCCCCAATTTtagggaaaacaaacaaacaaaacaaaacaaaacgaaacaaaaatcTAGTgccattatttttcttttcattcttttttgtttaaaaagtttttttttttgaaaactttttgtcgatatatatatagatatagatatatatatatatatatatattttccgtACTTATCCGTCGGAGACGTGCTTACGCATGTGGTCGTTGAAGTGCTCGATTTGGTCGAACTTGACCGGGCACACAGAGCACATGTAGGTCGTCGCTTCCTGGCAGCTCGCCTCggaggccacgcccactccgGTTCCGCTGACTCCTCCCCCGGCTCCGCCTCCTCCCACCGGCATGGCCAGAGCCACGACTCCCGGGCCGGGTTCGGGGACGGCCATCTGCACCGGGATGGAAGTGGGGCCTGCCGGGTTGGCGCCGGAGACCCCGGTGACGACCCCGGTCACCCCGGTGACGACCCCGGTGACCCCGGTGACGACCCCGGTGACCCCGGGCGCGGTGCTGTGCAGCGCCATGTGCCTCTCCAGCAGGGTCTTGTGGGAGAACTTCTTCTTGCAGATGTAGCACTCGTAGGACTTCTCGCCGCGGTGCAGGCGCATGTGCACGTTGAGCGAGCTCTTCTGCGTGAAGCGCTTGTTGCAGATGCTGCACTGGTAGGCGCGCACGCCCGTGTGGGTCACCATGTGCTTGATCAGGTAATCCTTCAGGGAGAACGAGCGCCAGCAGATGCTGCACTGGTGCGGCTTCTCACCTGCGCGGGGTAAAGAGAAAAACATCATCTCCATTTTAATTCACGTGACATTTCTAACGGTGTTTCCTGACGACGTCTAGACGTCTAGAAGACGTTTCGTCCGTGTCACgaatgaatattcatgagcaCAGGAAGTGACGTCGCTGTTCCTAGGACATGACAGCTTATAAAACTTGATTTAGCACCGAGGTGTGAAAGTTAAGGGGAAACGAACtgactttctttcatttctttcaacACTGTTTACTGTAAAGCTTACGTTTAAAACGTGCCGCCGTATTTACGCTACTGGAGGAACGTTAGTGCCGGTGGGCGTGGCCAAACTAGCACGCACCACCGATGCTCTACCTTCTGCTGTGAGGTTTTTTGCTGCTGCGGATGTTCAGTTTGCTCTGGTTTGATTTGGACGGACGTTTTCACTCAGACAGCTTTACGGAGTGACATCGAGCGCTGACCAACCAGGACGCGAGCAGAGCGCGAGCGAGGCAAACACACGCTCGATCCGAATAATGTGTTCCGAATGATCAGATTTATTAAATCCGATTCTCAGGTCTTATAAAGTTCTGATTGACGTTGCGGGAGAACCGAAATCCTGCGCTGGGTTCTGTTTCATTTCCACATCACGCTGATGACTAACATCTGTCCAATCACAGGTTCGACTTTAATCTCACTCAAACCaacctctctcgctctctctctctctctctctctgtgtctctctctgtgtgtgtgtctctctctctctctgtgtctctctctgtgtgtgtgtctctctctctctctctctctgtgtctctgtctctctctctctgtgtctctctctgtgtctctgtctctctctctctgtgtctctctctgtgtctctgtctctctctctctctgtgtctctctctctctctctctctgtgtctctctctctctctgtgtctctctctgtgtctctctgtgtgtgtgtctctctctctgtctctctctctctctctctgtgtccctctctctctgtgtctctctctctctctctgtgtctctctctgtgtctctctgtgtgtgtgtctctctctctgtgtctctctctctctctctgtatctttctctctctgtctctctctctgtgtgtgtctctctctgtgtgtgtgtctctctctctgtgtgtctctctctctctctgtgtgtctctctctgtgtgtgtgtctctctctctctgtctctctctctctctgtatctttctctctctgtctctctctctctctctgtgtgtctctctctctgtctctctctctgtgtctctgtgtgtgtgtctctctctctctgtctctctctctctctctgtatctttctctctctgtctctctctctctctctctctgtgtgtctctctctctgtctctctctctgtgtctctgtgtgtgtgtctctctctctctgtctctctctctctctctgtatctttctctctctgtctctctctctctctctctctgtgtctctctctgtgtgtgtgtctctctctctctctgtgtctctctctctctctctctctctctctctctgtgtctctctgtgtgtgtgtgtgtctctctctctctctgtgtctctgtgtgtgtgtctctctctctcacagtctctgtgtctctctctctctctctgtgtctctctctctctctctgtgtctctctctgtgtgtgtctctctctctctctgtgtctctctctgtttctctctgtgtgtgtctctctctctctgtgtctctctctgtgtgtgtgtctctctctctctctgtgtctctctctctctgtgtcactctctctctctctgtgtctctctctgtttctctctgtgtgtgtgtctctctctctctgtgtctctctctgtgtctctctctgtgtgtgtctctctctctctctctgtctctctctgtgtgtgtctctctctctctctgtgtctctctctctgtttctctctgtgtgtgtgtctctctctctctctctgtgtctctctctctgtgtgtgtctctctctctctctctgtctctctgtttctctgtgtgtgtgtgtctctctctctctctctctctgtgtctctctctctgtgtcactctctctctgtgtctctgtgtgtgtgtgtgtctctctctctgtctctctctctctctctgtgtgtctctctctgtgtctctctctgtgtgtgtgtctctctctctgtgtcactctctctctgtgtctctgtgtgtgtgtgtgtgtctctctctctctctgtctctctctctgtgtgtctctctctgtgtctccatctctgtctgagtctctctctctgtctctctgtctctctctgcagctCTGCGTTTCCTTACAGTCGCTCGGATGCGGTTCACGGTGACGAGCCCGAGGTCAGAGTCTGAGAGTGTTATATAAGGCACAACATTCCTGAGCTGGACGCGGGGGAGAGTCGCTTTCACTTTAGTGCAGGAACACACCGAGCTGATCAGGACGCGTCCTCGCACGGGGACGGGAATCCTCCGGCTTCGTTTTTACTAACCGCCGTTAAAATCCTAAAACCGCTCAGCGAGTTTGTACGAGATCTCCACGCGCGGTCCGGGGACTTACCCGGACTCGGTACTCGAAGGATTAGCGCTTGGCGGAGATTACAAGCGCAGATGATTTACCAGCTGCACGTGGACGTTCTCGCCCAGCCGGACTAAAAATTCCCGCCAGATGAACGAAAGTTTCAGACTCGAGCGATAAACGCTGTAAATGGTCTGTAAATGACCGCGGCGCGTTCACGTCACATTTACACGTAACTCCTACAAGGCCAAGCTCGCGGTGCGCTGAAaacgagaagaaaaaaaacacagtggcGACTGAAACAGCGAAGGAGCGGCGTGCTTTAATGCCGTTCTCCGAAAGCGCTCTGAAAGCgtctctggaaaaaaaaaaccccgtcgGCTGCGCAGAGGAAGCTCGTATTTATGAATTTCATTAAAGAGCTGCGGGAATCGTTTGTGCGTGATTAAACGGAGGGAAAAAAGTGTCTTTATCTGTCACGATGATCTGATCGCGTTGGTGAATTCGCTCTGAACTCTCTCGGAATCACGCTAAAGCTCTTAAGACATCACAACGCAGCGGCTCGATACCAAACAAACGCCCGTTTTATCCAGTTCATCACGCAAAGGGAAATATTTTGCCCGTCACGTGAGACGTCGGGTGTGTTCGTGTCGGGAATTCTGGTCGTTTCGCCCCCGAGTGCGGTACAGACCTTCCAATAACGCAGCTCAGCCGACGCGGCACGTCGGCCACCTCGGAACGGGGCGCCGTTACTTCTGTCCCGTCTGACCCGCCCCGTCTTACGGATTTCTCTCTTCCGAGTCGGGTTTCCCCAAAACGCACGTGACGCCGGCGCGGGATAAACGGCTGTACGATCCGAGTCCGATGGCGTCGGCGGAATATCCCCAAATATCCGGAAATACGCGCGCAGGATGCGGACGTCCTTTTATTCCGACCGACGCCGCGTTTCGAAGTCCCGAAGCTCTCGGGGAACCCTTGCGCCCTGGAACGTTTGGGCTCTGAGCGCACGAGGCGTAAATAATGGCGCTCTTCTTCGCCGGATTTTTCGAAGAGCGCATGAAGTTTTCTTGGCAGGCTTCAGCGAGGTTTTTGAAGTTCTCTGGCACAAACTCAGTCGTGTCTGTTAATCATATTTATCTGCCGCTACGAGAAGGTGTGTGATCCGCCGTCGCCTTAATGACTATTAATTACGCGTAATGGAGCGCTGATAAGTGTTAATTCTTGTGTTTTTGTCCCTAAATAGAGTTTAATTACGAGCGTGGCGGTATAAAGGAGCTGACCCAGTGTGACTCCGGAGACATCGGTGAGCTTCTGCGGCTCGCGATGCCACGGACCATTCGCTGTCTGATGAGcctcgatgtgtgtgtgtgtgtgtgtgtgtgtgtgtgtgtgttgttcccCTTGGCACTGTCTAAATGTCCTCACAATCagagaaaaacaggaaagaATTCCGatattacagaaacattttgatGGTCTGCTGCCGCTAACGCGGTAACGCTCACGCCGTGGCGTTCGGacgctaaacacacacagctctcggcggctagctagctagcgttCGCAAAAACCGTTCCAAGAACGAGAGCGGACCCGTTAACATACCACACCGTTTCGCCAATCGGGACGCGCGCATGCTCTCCAGCTCTCGTACCATGGCTGACAAGCCTTAGCAGAACGCTAGCGGCTAATCCGAGCGATAAGAGCCGTCTCCGGTTCTCCACGAGACGTCGACCGAGCTCGGCtgataaacacaaacatcacgCCCGACCGTATACACGCGGTTAAACGAGatgttattttttatgtatagTTTCTCAGATATCAACAATAAACCCTTTCTATTTTACTAATGAACCCGCCCCCCCTCCCCATTCCCGAGTTTAGCTGGAATTCCTTCTTCTCGTGCGAACGAGGAACGTCGCGACAGCTTTCACGTCGCAGGAAAAGCCTCCCACATCTGTCAGCGATTACCATCTGTACGGCGCGCGTGCGGCTCTAATGAAGCCCGGCGTACACGCTTCCAGCGCGCATCGCTGTCACCTCGACGTTCCCGCGCTTGAACGGGGGGGTCGGGGGGGTCGGGGGCTGGCGGGTTGCTGGGCGTAGAGACGGCTGCGttttagcattttttaattGCGTTCTGCTTTTGTGTAATGAGTTTGCTCAGAGCCTAATTTGGAGGGTGAGGACAGACCTGTCCCGCAGAAACGCTCGTCTCTCCCGagatccaaaacaaacacacgctGAGCGGATCACCTCGTCTGTAATGTAGCGGCTTATCACCGACGACTGACATcgcgcgtgtgcgcgtgtgtgcgtgtgcgcgtgtctgcgtgtgtgcgcgtgcgtttCACTTCCTGATTTGTCCTCGACGCCGCTCTCAACGGTCTAAAGGTACAAACGTATCAAATTATACTTCTCTAACCGTGCTCCGGCTCTCGTTACCTCGGCTCCGGTTccggaaaaaaaaccccccgcTAAAATTCTggcaaatgaatttaaaaaagtaattgATGAAAGAATCCACCTTTAACGAGTCGCGTAGTGATCTTCCCGATCGACACGTGATCGGCGGCGGCGGCGTCCGGGATTTATTCTGCACTGAAAATCTGATTCGAGTTTTTTAACTTAATCTTCTTCCATCGCTCTGGTCAACGGTGTCCTGAGTTACCCACGATGCCCTGCCGACAGCGGATGAATCAACTCCGTTCGTCCCGACCTAGCGGGAGCGACGCGACTCGTCTGTACGAGCGCAGGAGGAACGTATTTGGAGCGGAGCATACGAGCCGGGACGTGAGGTCACGGGCCGCTGGTGACGCACAGCGGAGTCTGTAACAGGTGTCGCACGTGAACGAAGTGCATGCGTTTGATAGAGAgggagtgggcggggcttaccGGTGTGCACGAACATGTGTTTGACGTAGTTCTGTTTGGCAGTGAAGGTTTTGCAGCACAGGGTGCAGGCGTACGGTTTCTTCTCGCCCTGCTGCACCACTCCGGTGGCGGtcggctgctgctgctgcgtgCCGGCGGTTGGCACTCCGCTCAGGCCGCTGGGGAAAGGCGTCATGCTGTGGGGAGGCACGGCCACGAACTGGGGCTGCTGGGCGCTGACGGTCTGCGGCAGGCTGAAGAGGAACGGCTTGTTCTCGTTGGCTGAGGGCTGCGGGGCGAACAGCGTGGGCAGGTACGAGTTGGTGCCGCTGGCTATCGTCAGCGGCATGCGCAGGTTCGCCGCGATGGTGTCGCACGGGCGGATGTAAAGCTGCCCCCCCGCCACGGAACTGGGCACGACGGTGTTGGACAGAGACGGCTGGTCCATTACGATGTCTCTTCCGTCCCCGCTGTTGTTGTCCTCTCCCATCTCCTGGCTCTGCTCCGGGGACGAATCGGTGACGTCGATGTGCACCGGCGTGCCGACCTCGGCCTCGCACTCGCGCCCGAACCCGGGCATGAAGTGCTGCTCGGACGGGTCGTTCTCGGTACCGACGGAGGAGCTGACGCCCGAATCGAAGCTCTCGCCTTTGGGCTCTCCGTTGGCGTCGTCCACGTCTAATCCGTAGCAGCCGTACGTCTCTTCGGTCGTCCTCTCTTGTTTGATGCGCACGTCGTGCTCGGCCGTGTGCAGGCGTACCGGGCGCGGCTGCTTGCGGCAGTGCGTGGTCTCGGACGATCCCAGGAAGCGCTCCGACTGCTGCTGGCGCTCGTGCAGTCGGCTCACCCACAGCGACGGGTCCTGCACGCCTTCTTTCTGCTGCAGGGGGTCGAAGCCGCCGGGGATGGAAACGCTGGTGTAGTGCTGGCGTTCGCTTCGCGTGCCGTTCTGCAGCTCCAGTCCCGGGTAGACGGACGAGTAGGCGCGCTCCAGGCTTTGCTCCGCGTCGCTCCCGGGGCCCGAGGTTCCCGAGTCGGGCGTGCCGCGTGGCGTCTCCTGGGCCGAGGCGTGCGAGACGATGCGCGTGCACTCGTCGATGACCGTCTTGATCTGCAGGATGCTGGCGGCCGTGAGGATCTGCAGCGCCTCCGAGTGGGCCACGCGCAGCGCGCCGCTGTACATGAAGTCGATGAGCTTCTGCACCGACTGCACCGAGACCACCGCCGGCACCTCGATGTCGCTGTAGCCCAGCAGCAGCTTGTCCTGGAAGAAGGGGCTGGCGGCGGCGAGCACGCAGCGGTGGGCGCGCAGCATGCTGCCGTGGATGCGCACCGTCACGTCGCAGAAGTGCCCGCGGTTGCGCTGCTCGTTCAGGGTCTCCAGTACCGAGCTGCTGAAGTTGTGTAGGTTGATGTTGTGGACGCGCTCAGTCATCCCCTTTGCGGCTGATGGCGGCAACCTTGagggcaaacacacacacacacacacacacacacacacacgtaagcaCATGCCTGTAAAAGAGAGAACCATAGCTCATCTATTGCTCTGTACAATGTATTGGCGCCCCTCTACACTGTACAGAGCAACACACGGGCGGTGCACTTATaacttcaataataataataataataataataataataataataacaacacatccAAAAAACAAGgagaaaagataaaaaaaagtctccctGAGTCCCACGGCGTGGTAAATAAAGAACGTCTTACAGCTTAAAAGACTTGGATTTTTCCTGCCCCGGCGTGACGTGGAGCGGATCTGCAGACAGGGGGTGCTGGCGAGCTGCTGGCGAATCGGGTTTTATGGCGGAGACATGTGTTTCCATTCTGCACTGAACAtgaattaaaaccaaaaataaaccaGCTGTGATGCTATCGTGAAAAACGGCCTTTTATTTCCCCGCGTATATACGAGGACATGCAGCACGCTATAAACACGCACGCGGGACGGGGAGGTGGACCTTTCTGTCTTTTATTCCTgagcgaagaaaaaaaaaaaaaaacaaccccccccccacacacgtCTGAAAAAGTGATGATAACTGCCattccctctttttttcccttctcttcttttcAGACTGAATTTCGATGAAGCGTTATGACTCGTAAGAGTTTGTGGCCtcagcattttgatttttttattttttttggccttTCTTGCAGTGTGCTggattaataaaacaaacaaacaaacaaacaaacaaacaaataaaaataaataaaacagttcagCTTTTATAAGTGAAACTCTCATTTAACGTTCCTCCTTGACCCAGAGTTTAATATAAATTCCAAACTGAaatcctttttattttaaaaaaaaaaaaaaaaaaccgacgCGCAAAACGAAGCAAAAATAATCGCGCTAGTTATTATCCGATCCTCCGAGGTTTAAACCGCCGGCGCCGTGAGAGTCGGAGAAACACAGCGACGGCGTATTCCAGACCGCGTACGACCGGTTATGTTCGTGTTGTACGTTCGtaaacgtttatggaaggagtctccagtgtcggtcaGGGACGCGCGGAGAGCTGCGTTTGTTTGACTTCGAGAGAGGTGAAGGTTTGTACCCGCTGTGACGtacgtgagaacaggaactcgcGCCGCGGACGTCGCTCGacattaaatgtgactataaatggataagagCTAAAAACAAACCGTCCTGTTATAGGTAAACAACCGACTCTCAGCGTTCATCACGACATCCGTACTACACAGCTATACATATAGCCACCTCGGAGCGGCCATTTTACAAGCGACATGctgtatgaaaacaaaatggctgccacaGCGAGCTTACCTAGACACACACCCCGACATTAAAAACTCTCCGGACTGAATGAAACCAGACAGAAGAAGGACCGCGCTTTAATGATAACACGCTCTCCGAGGGTCAGAACGTCTCGTAGTCGGTTCTGTCGGGTTTCAGACAGAACCGCCGCTCCAGAACAGAACTGAAGTCGGCGAGGGGAActgtttatcattttattattattttttcctcgTGCAGTCCATCTGTTGGTCATTAAATTGCGAGACTTCCATCATTAATCGGTGAATAAAACGGTGGCGTCGGCTTTACGCCCGTCCCTCTCGACCCCTGCAGAGGAGGAACCTTCAGGGTTCTCGCTAGTCAGGAACTTCAGAGAGCGCTGTCCCCGCACGCACTCGCTGCTAATTAGCCGATTCTGTCGCATAATCACATAAACAGATAGAAAtcagacagacaaataaataaataacccaccCGAGCGTGCAGGTCCGAGTCGGGGGCCTGCGCTTCACACTTCTCGGTGCCGCTAGACGTTTATAACCCCGACTGATTAACGGTTCTGGGTCTGGAGAACTGCGGCGTTTCTGCGCGGCTGCAAAACCCATTTATTCTGTTCAAATGGAGTCTTAGGACGTAAAAAGAGCCGCGCGGGGACCCGATTTGAGGTGCGTCTGATTTTTACGTGTGACACGTGTATCTAAACCAGGACTAAAATCTAAAGCTGGAGTTGTGTGGTGCGGCACGGCGAGGAGCGGCGCGTGGAGGAAACTCCGCCGAATAAAATCTCACCCGAGCTCTTCGTCTTATAATGACAAGCCTGTACAGGTGAatacagcctctctctctctctcacacacacacacacacacacacacacgatcaccaCCACTTCCCAATACTCCAATCCTGACTCAGATAAAAGAATGTGCACAATAGAGTTCCCGCTCTGCAGGCCTGAAGGAACACGACTGACGGGGGTTTGGAAAGATCTGTACAGgctggagcaaaaaaaaaaaaaaaagtgtgtgtgtgtgtgtgtgtgagtgtgagaaagTCTGTCGGAATGTACGAGTGTGACCGTTcacgcgcgcgtgtgtgtgtgt harbors:
- the zbtb20 gene encoding zinc finger and BTB domain-containing protein 20, whose protein sequence is MTERVHNINLHNFSSSVLETLNEQRNRGHFCDVTVRIHGSMLRAHRCVLAAASPFFQDKLLLGYSDIEVPAVVSVQSVQKLIDFMYSGALRVAHSEALQILTAASILQIKTVIDECTRIVSHASAQETPRGTPDSGTSGPGSDAEQSLERAYSSVYPGLELQNGTRSERQHYTSVSIPGGFDPLQQKEGVQDPSLWVSRLHERQQQSERFLGSSETTHCRKQPRPVRLHTAEHDVRIKQERTTEETYGCYGLDVDDANGEPKGESFDSGVSSSVGTENDPSEQHFMPGFGRECEAEVGTPVHIDVTDSSPEQSQEMGEDNNSGDGRDIVMDQPSLSNTVVPSSVAGGQLYIRPCDTIAANLRMPLTIASGTNSYLPTLFAPQPSANENKPFLFSLPQTVSAQQPQFVAVPPHSMTPFPSGLSGVPTAGTQQQQPTATGVVQQGEKKPYACTLCCKTFTAKQNYVKHMFVHTGEKPHQCSICWRSFSLKDYLIKHMVTHTGVRAYQCSICNKRFTQKSSLNVHMRLHRGEKSYECYICKKKFSHKTLLERHMALHSTAPGVTGVVTGVTGVVTGVTGVVTGVSGANPAGPTSIPVQMAVPEPGPGVVALAMPVGGGGAGGGVSGTGVGVASEASCQEATTYMCSVCPVKFDQIEHFNDHMRKHVSDG